A stretch of the uncultured Desulfobacter sp. genome encodes the following:
- a CDS encoding acetyl-CoA hydrolase/transferase C-terminal domain-containing protein has protein sequence MSIMTEYRQKLSTAVNAVSVVKSGDWIDYGAFLTAPETLDAALAMRIHELKDVKVRALAYPGTAAVAAADPGNGCMIYNSWHFSSGERKKHDNGNCHFIPFIYHEGPSHYKQNIKSNICMLKAAPMDRFGYFNFGIANSFQKSIIENADTVIVEVNENMPCCLGGANESVHIRDVDFVVETDNKPLVTLPDPVITDVDKKIAEMIVSQIEDGSCIQLGIGGMPNAVGKMIAQSDLKDLGVHTEMLADAYLDMYEAGKITNLKKSRDPGKMVYTFALGSARLYDFMNNNPACASFSVDYTNKLSHISDNDKAVSINNALEVDLYGQVSSESSGFRHITGTGGQFDFAYGAYHSKGGKSFICLSSTVKDRDGNIKSRIRPVFDKGSIITLPRTITQYVVTEYGMVSLKGKSTWERAEALISIAHPDFRDQLIRDAEQMHIWNMNTHAEGPYAVA, from the coding sequence ATGAGTATCATGACAGAATACCGGCAAAAGTTGTCCACCGCAGTCAATGCCGTATCCGTTGTTAAATCAGGGGACTGGATCGATTACGGCGCCTTTTTAACTGCGCCTGAAACCCTTGATGCTGCACTGGCCATGCGAATCCATGAACTCAAGGATGTCAAGGTTAGAGCGCTGGCCTATCCCGGCACTGCCGCCGTGGCTGCAGCAGATCCGGGTAACGGCTGCATGATTTACAACTCCTGGCACTTCAGCAGCGGAGAACGAAAAAAGCACGACAACGGGAACTGTCATTTTATTCCGTTTATTTACCACGAAGGTCCGTCCCATTATAAACAGAACATCAAATCAAATATCTGCATGCTTAAAGCTGCGCCAATGGACCGGTTCGGCTATTTTAACTTCGGGATTGCCAACTCCTTTCAAAAGTCAATTATAGAAAACGCAGATACGGTCATTGTGGAAGTCAATGAGAATATGCCCTGCTGCTTGGGTGGTGCCAATGAATCGGTCCACATTCGCGATGTGGATTTTGTGGTGGAGACCGACAATAAACCGCTTGTTACCTTGCCTGACCCGGTTATTACCGATGTGGATAAAAAAATTGCAGAGATGATCGTAAGCCAAATTGAAGATGGTTCCTGTATCCAGCTTGGCATTGGGGGGATGCCTAATGCGGTGGGCAAAATGATTGCCCAATCGGATCTCAAGGACTTAGGTGTTCACACTGAAATGCTTGCCGATGCCTATCTGGATATGTATGAAGCCGGAAAAATTACTAATCTTAAAAAAAGCCGTGATCCGGGAAAGATGGTCTACACCTTTGCACTGGGCAGCGCCCGCCTGTATGACTTTATGAACAATAACCCCGCCTGTGCAAGTTTTTCCGTGGATTACACAAACAAACTGAGCCATATCTCTGATAATGACAAGGCTGTTTCCATCAACAACGCCCTTGAGGTGGATCTCTACGGCCAGGTCTCTTCGGAGTCCTCCGGTTTCAGGCATATTACCGGCACAGGCGGTCAGTTTGATTTTGCTTACGGCGCCTATCATTCCAAAGGGGGCAAGTCTTTTATCTGTCTGAGTTCTACGGTCAAAGACCGTGACGGCAACATCAAATCTAGAATTCGGCCTGTTTTTGATAAAGGCTCCATCATTACCTTGCCGCGAACCATCACCCAGTATGTTGTCACGGAATATGGAATGGTCTCCCTGAAAGGAAAGTCTACATGGGAACGGGCCGAAGCACTTATCAGCATAGCCCATCCGGACTTTAGGGACCAATTGATCCGGGATGCGGAGCAAATGCATATCTGGAACATGAATACCCACGCTGAAGGGCCCTATGCCGTCGCCTGA
- a CDS encoding sigma-54-dependent Fis family transcriptional regulator — MKTKPNPDQAGHDILAQTGRIPADMMWLFTFSRLCRRAMLHAVDTAKLLDAVLGAVESQTPYYTVCFKSVFSPESGLACDDMSPAHTDLNELALFSGTSVNPKNKPFNTITDTDLPKPVAERLGLEPGTPATAFYFSINDPYEKADKCQVFYAPIGYVPDALEIDVLEALSIDLGKTLHRLHKAKEGEARILELTRQKEMYHSVFENTGTGTIIIDPDMLILYVNAKFMDLVGLERNEIENRMRWSQFVVPGDNEMMQNYHYGRRKGVGGIPTEYECRIFAKSGDIRYIDMKVGMIPGTGKSIASFMDITKRKLAENRLRQSEARLSDVIRTFEGLIYTTSEDYRLEFMNDALQEKAGRSGVGEKCYQVVHGLDSPCPGCRLGLVLSGETRRWELKSPRDGRWYWSIQSPVYDNRGRIVKAQTIHMDITDRKRREEKISEDADLLRNENIVLRSAMKERYRFENIVGKSQSMQKVYELVVRAAASNAHVIIYGESGTGKELVARAIHNLSNRCKKRFVPVNCGAISENIIESEFFGYRKGAFTGAEKDKEGFLGTADGGTLFLDEIGDIGPNLQVKLLRAIEGGGYTPVGGTQVIKPDLRIVAATNKDLKRLVEKGLMREDFFYRVHIIPIRLPALRDRKEDIPLLVDYFLSAFGDEGDILPVGGKIMEDFLRHDWPGNVRELQNVLHRYMTLGKIDFTSNASESSVDSTKPVHFVQESSDPCGPLNEIVEAFEKGAILKALEENRWQKARTAVALGIHRKTLFTKMKKFGIE; from the coding sequence ATGAAAACAAAACCAAACCCGGATCAGGCCGGACATGACATTCTGGCGCAAACAGGCCGGATTCCGGCGGATATGATGTGGTTGTTTACATTTTCCCGCCTGTGCCGCCGTGCGATGCTCCATGCCGTTGACACCGCCAAGCTTTTGGATGCAGTCTTGGGTGCAGTGGAAAGTCAGACGCCTTATTATACGGTTTGTTTTAAATCGGTTTTTTCTCCTGAATCCGGTTTAGCTTGCGATGACATGAGCCCCGCCCATACCGATTTGAACGAATTGGCTCTTTTTTCCGGAACCAGCGTAAATCCCAAAAACAAACCGTTTAATACGATCACGGATACGGACCTTCCCAAACCCGTGGCGGAACGCTTGGGTCTGGAGCCCGGAACTCCGGCTACGGCTTTTTACTTTTCCATAAATGATCCTTATGAAAAAGCTGACAAGTGCCAGGTTTTTTATGCCCCTATCGGGTATGTACCCGATGCTTTGGAGATCGACGTTTTAGAAGCGCTTTCGATTGACCTTGGCAAAACCCTACACAGACTGCACAAAGCCAAAGAGGGCGAGGCCCGGATTCTGGAATTGACCCGCCAAAAGGAGATGTACCACAGCGTTTTTGAAAATACCGGCACCGGCACCATCATTATTGATCCGGATATGCTGATCCTTTATGTGAATGCCAAATTCATGGACCTGGTGGGGCTTGAGCGTAACGAAATTGAGAACCGGATGCGGTGGTCCCAGTTTGTGGTGCCCGGTGACAATGAAATGATGCAAAATTATCATTACGGCCGGCGAAAGGGTGTTGGCGGCATTCCTACCGAGTACGAGTGCCGGATTTTTGCCAAGTCAGGGGATATCCGCTACATCGATATGAAGGTGGGCATGATTCCCGGTACCGGCAAGAGCATTGCATCATTTATGGATATCACAAAAAGAAAGCTTGCCGAGAACCGCCTGAGGCAAAGCGAGGCGCGGCTCAGTGATGTTATTCGCACCTTTGAAGGATTGATCTATACGACATCTGAAGACTACCGCCTCGAGTTCATGAATGACGCATTGCAGGAAAAGGCGGGCCGAAGCGGAGTGGGAGAAAAATGTTATCAGGTGGTTCATGGCCTTGATTCCCCCTGTCCCGGTTGTCGGCTTGGGTTGGTCCTTTCGGGAGAGACCCGGCGGTGGGAACTGAAAAGCCCCCGGGATGGCCGATGGTATTGGTCTATTCAGTCTCCGGTCTACGACAACCGGGGCCGGATTGTTAAAGCCCAGACCATTCATATGGACATTACCGACAGAAAGCGCCGGGAAGAGAAGATCAGCGAAGATGCGGATCTGCTCAGAAATGAAAACATCGTTCTTCGGTCTGCCATGAAAGAACGGTACAGGTTTGAAAATATTGTGGGTAAAAGCCAATCCATGCAGAAGGTCTATGAGCTGGTGGTACGGGCAGCCGCAAGCAACGCGCATGTAATTATCTATGGTGAATCAGGCACCGGAAAAGAGCTGGTGGCCCGGGCGATTCATAATTTGAGCAACCGGTGTAAAAAAAGATTTGTGCCTGTCAACTGCGGGGCGATCAGCGAAAATATTATAGAAAGTGAATTTTTTGGTTACCGCAAGGGGGCGTTCACCGGCGCTGAAAAGGACAAGGAGGGGTTTCTCGGTACGGCTGACGGCGGCACCTTGTTTCTAGATGAAATTGGGGATATCGGCCCCAATCTCCAGGTCAAGCTCCTTCGGGCCATTGAAGGCGGGGGGTACACACCTGTGGGCGGTACCCAGGTGATTAAACCTGACCTGAGGATTGTGGCTGCCACCAACAAAGACCTTAAACGCCTGGTGGAAAAAGGATTGATGCGGGAGGATTTTTTTTACCGGGTGCATATTATTCCCATTCGGTTGCCGGCCCTGCGGGACCGCAAGGAAGATATTCCATTGCTGGTGGACTATTTTTTATCCGCCTTTGGAGATGAGGGGGATATTCTCCCTGTGGGTGGTAAAATAATGGAAGATTTCCTTCGGCACGACTGGCCTGGAAATGTCCGGGAACTTCAGAATGTTCTTCATCGTTACATGACCCTGGGGAAAATCGATTTTACAAGTAACGCGTCTGAGTCTAGTGTTGACAGCACCAAACCGGTTCATTTTGTCCAGGAATCCTCCGATCCCTGCGGCCCCTTGAATGAGATTGTGGAGGCGTTTGAAAAGGGGGCCATTCTGAAAGCCCTGGAGGAGAACCGGTGGCAAAAGGCCCGGACGGCCGTTGCTCTTGGAATTCATAGAAAGACCCTGTTTACCAAAATGAAAAAATTCGGAATCGAATAG
- a CDS encoding VOC family protein encodes MKVQRKRLGEIVLRSENPKKMVEFYRQVIGLELFASFGSATFFKIDDDVEGHPQLLAIFDKMHEYSGPKNMQGNIADSGSGTLHHFAFVVDKAAFIKERSRLENIGIKIQSGEHPPFGWRSIYLYDPDGNSVELVCYDKTLFDPILNQKVQPIL; translated from the coding sequence ATGAAAGTACAACGAAAGCGTCTTGGAGAAATCGTTCTAAGAAGTGAGAATCCAAAAAAAATGGTGGAGTTCTACCGTCAGGTGATCGGGCTTGAATTGTTCGCATCATTCGGGAGTGCAACTTTTTTTAAAATTGATGACGACGTTGAAGGGCACCCACAGTTACTGGCGATATTTGACAAAATGCACGAGTACAGCGGGCCGAAAAATATGCAGGGAAATATCGCAGATTCAGGGTCCGGCACATTACATCATTTTGCTTTTGTGGTGGATAAAGCCGCATTTATCAAAGAGCGTAGCAGGCTGGAAAATATTGGCATCAAAATTCAGTCCGGTGAACATCCGCCATTTGGATGGCGGTCTATCTATCTGTACGATCCTGATGGTAATTCAGTAGAACTGGTCTGCTATGATAAGACCCTCTTTGATCCGATTTTGAACCAAAAGGTCCAGCCAATACTTTAA
- a CDS encoding sigma 54-interacting transcriptional regulator, producing MIQPEKTLKELADRCVLLEDRCSDYVKTLKTVNQDLEDQVSKLKISERTIQESEAKFRKIFKYAPFGTSLNDLNGNVRLANRALCRMMGYSKEELEKMHFSQITHPDDQNTNLVLFKKMISKEIDHYNMEKRYIRKSGEIFWASLAVILVEDSRTNEKMIIAMIEDISKPKKLERDLKKHRDNLEIIVAERTSEIQLLKDRLQAENVLLKQELADSHRYGTIIGQSRSMKSVISQIELVSPTGASVLIQGESGTGKELVAREIHKHSSRKSAAFIRVNCAAIPKELYESEFFGHVKGAYTGAVKDRVGRFEAADGGTIFLDEVGEIPLSLQSKLLRVLQEGEYERLGEEKTRKSDIRVVAATNKDLKDEVKNKTFRDDLFYRLNVFPIHIDPLRDRIDDIPLLTAHFIRRLSKFMNRPRPELTKANIIDLQSYDWPGNVRELENAVERAMILSKSNRLNFNAILERGGNRLTSEGSTFETVPPDGILSVDDLQLLERENMIRALRYCNWKIYNTDGAARLLGIKPTTLIEKMKRMKIKKPGK from the coding sequence ATGATCCAGCCCGAAAAGACTTTAAAAGAACTGGCGGACCGATGTGTGCTCCTGGAAGACCGGTGCAGTGACTATGTAAAAACGCTAAAAACAGTCAATCAGGATCTTGAAGACCAGGTGTCCAAATTAAAAATTTCAGAACGTACCATCCAGGAAAGTGAGGCCAAATTCCGTAAAATTTTCAAATATGCGCCTTTTGGTACATCCTTAAATGATCTTAATGGAAATGTCCGTTTGGCGAACCGGGCACTGTGCCGCATGATGGGCTACTCAAAAGAAGAACTGGAGAAGATGCATTTTTCCCAAATTACCCATCCGGATGATCAGAATACCAATCTGGTGCTCTTTAAAAAAATGATATCTAAAGAGATTGATCACTACAACATGGAAAAAAGGTATATCCGGAAATCAGGCGAAATATTCTGGGCAAGCCTGGCGGTTATCCTTGTGGAAGACAGCCGGACGAATGAAAAGATGATTATTGCGATGATAGAGGATATTTCAAAACCCAAAAAGCTTGAGCGGGATTTAAAAAAACATCGGGATAATCTCGAGATAATCGTGGCGGAAAGAACATCTGAAATACAATTGCTAAAGGATCGTTTGCAGGCCGAAAACGTGCTCCTTAAACAAGAATTGGCAGATTCTCATCGTTATGGAACCATTATTGGCCAGAGTCGGTCAATGAAATCTGTCATATCGCAGATAGAGCTTGTGTCGCCTACCGGAGCCAGCGTGCTTATCCAGGGAGAATCCGGTACAGGCAAAGAACTGGTCGCCCGTGAAATTCATAAACACAGCAGCCGGAAATCTGCGGCATTTATAAGGGTCAATTGTGCGGCTATTCCAAAAGAACTCTACGAAAGTGAATTTTTCGGCCATGTAAAGGGGGCATACACAGGCGCTGTTAAAGACAGGGTAGGCCGGTTTGAGGCGGCTGACGGCGGAACCATTTTCTTAGATGAAGTCGGAGAAATACCATTGTCTCTTCAAAGTAAACTGCTGCGCGTGCTTCAGGAGGGCGAATATGAACGCCTGGGAGAGGAAAAGACAAGAAAGTCCGATATCAGAGTGGTTGCGGCCACCAATAAAGATTTGAAAGATGAGGTTAAAAATAAAACATTCAGGGACGATCTCTTTTACCGTCTGAATGTCTTTCCCATCCACATTGATCCGCTCAGGGATCGAATAGATGATATCCCTTTGTTGACTGCGCATTTTATCCGCAGGCTTTCAAAATTCATGAACCGTCCCAGGCCGGAACTGACAAAAGCCAACATCATAGATCTGCAATCCTACGACTGGCCGGGTAATGTCCGCGAACTTGAAAATGCTGTTGAACGGGCCATGATTTTATCGAAATCCAACCGTTTGAATTTTAATGCGATACTTGAACGGGGAGGCAATCGTTTAACGTCGGAAGGCTCGACTTTTGAGACAGTACCGCCGGATGGTATTCTGTCTGTTGATGATCTTCAGCTTTTGGAACGTGAAAATATGATTCGGGCTTTGCGATACTGCAATTGGAAAATTTACAATACAGACGGCGCAGCCAGACTCCTCGGCATTAAACCTACAACGCTGATTGAAAAAATGAAACGGATGAAGATAAAAAAGCCGGGCAAATAA
- a CDS encoding DMT family transporter, with amino-acid sequence MRDLNHTSAMIFTQKKQNRFVHILMLLNILLIASSFPVGATITNALPPAVMMSLRFMLAALLFAPYVLIRNGFQFPSWVSMAHYIIISIPLVIFFWCMFESLRYTSLLNTGAIFTLVPTITAVLAVIFNKDNISRSRALGLFTGTLGAVWIVFRGDINALVNLNLNYGDIVFFIGCLALGLYNVLIKKLYQDEPMELLTFWVLLWGSVWLSVISLQDWGQIHWKSVALNVYAGIAYLSVFTTLTTFLLMQFSIVRIGATKASAYSFITPIFVILLSIVFGMERFIPVTVPGMLLVVTGMFLIQGDKAGEQ; translated from the coding sequence ATGAGGGATTTAAATCATACGAGTGCGATGATATTCACTCAAAAAAAGCAAAATAGATTTGTTCATATACTCATGTTGTTAAATATCCTACTTATCGCAAGCTCATTTCCGGTAGGTGCAACCATCACAAATGCCCTGCCTCCTGCAGTAATGATGTCATTAAGATTCATGCTTGCGGCATTGCTTTTTGCACCCTATGTTCTGATCCGAAACGGATTCCAATTTCCCTCATGGGTAAGCATGGCGCATTACATCATTATCAGTATTCCTCTGGTTATATTTTTTTGGTGCATGTTTGAAAGTCTCAGATATACAAGCCTTTTGAATACAGGCGCCATATTCACCCTGGTCCCGACGATTACAGCCGTTCTGGCAGTTATTTTCAACAAGGACAACATCAGCAGATCCCGTGCACTGGGTCTTTTTACCGGCACACTTGGCGCCGTCTGGATCGTCTTTCGCGGGGACATCAATGCCCTTGTGAACTTAAACCTGAACTATGGAGACATTGTCTTTTTTATCGGCTGTCTGGCCCTTGGATTATACAACGTGTTGATTAAAAAGCTATATCAAGATGAGCCCATGGAGCTATTGACTTTCTGGGTGCTTCTTTGGGGCAGTGTCTGGCTGTCTGTTATTTCCTTACAGGATTGGGGACAGATTCACTGGAAAAGTGTGGCGCTGAACGTGTATGCCGGTATTGCCTATTTATCTGTGTTTACGACATTAACCACCTTTTTATTAATGCAGTTCAGCATCGTTCGAATCGGTGCGACCAAAGCATCTGCTTACAGTTTTATAACCCCGATTTTTGTCATCTTACTGAGCATCGTTTTCGGGATGGAACGCTTTATCCCGGTAAC